From the Colletotrichum lupini chromosome 1, complete sequence genome, the window CCGGATCTGGGCGCTGTGGGACCTCGACGAATCCTTTGGCTGGGATTTCCCCATGCTCGCGATGAACAGCCTCCGCCTGGGCGACGCGAATCGTGCCGTCGACTATCTTCTCCACCCGACGTTCCAGTTTGACGACGCGGGATACCCCGTCGGCGGGACGAGGGTGCCGACGCCGTACTTCCCGAGCTCGAGTAGTCTGCTGCTAGCCGTGGCCATGATGGCTGGTGGTTGGGATGGTGAGGAGGGACCTCACTTCCCCAGCGAGTGGGATGTCCTAGTTGAGGGCTTCGTTCCTGGGTTATAATGAAGAGCATATACTTGTGAGCCAAGGGGGTAACGTATAAAGATATGGGCTTCCCTTGCAACTTTGTAAATAAACATTGATTTGAATGAGCGCCAGGTGACCGAGTGCTAGAGAGACGAGAAGAGCAAAACAACACGCACAACTTCAAGCTTTTCCCAGGTAATTTGTAAAACGCTTTAAAATCTATTCTGCTGGCGTCGGTCGTGATGACCGGACCCTGGATGACGAGCATTTCACAATATTCTGCTCAAGCATCCTACCAGCCTTCCACTGCGGCGTCGGAAGGACAAAGTGGACAGCCGGTGCGTTGTATCACTCGGCAATCACGTAGACCACACCAGGGTCTCGGGGTTTGGCTTCCTTTCCCAGCTCGAATCCAGCCCGAACCCATTCTCATCCGGCGTGCATTCGTGAGTCATATGGAGAATGAATAAAGAGACCATAAGCTGAGTTGCTGTTGTTCTGGTGGTCAGGGTTTTCCCGCGCAGAAATGTCATCGTGAAGGCGGGGGAGAGGGGGATAAGAACATGAACCAGAGAGAATCAGAGCAGGATCTCGCCCATGTTCTCGCCCTCGAAGCCCAGTGTGCTGAGCTTCTTGATCCGCCCCTTGTCGCgcgccttctccttctccttcctcTCGTTTGCCAGGCCCTGAACCAGCTTAAGCTCGCCCGGCTCGTAACCCACGGGTGGGTCGTCGTCCTTGTCGAGGTCGATCTCACCCAGGAGGAGCACGTTCTCGCCGCGAACAAGGAAGATGCCGCGCTTGATATCCGCAAAGAGGCCCCCTTCGCGGGGCGGGTTGGCTTCCGGGTCCGGGTGGGCGTAGACGCGCTCGACGGTGTCTTGAAGAACGAGGTTGGCTGAGAACAGGTAAAGGAAAGAGGTTCATTGTCAGCCTTTTTTCCAAGTACAGCTTCACGAGTTGTCTGGGGTTTTGTCGTTTACATACCGAATTGGTCCCAGCTACGGAGGACGCCAATCAGTTTGCGCCCGTCGCGCAGTGCAACCATGAGCTTCTCTGACGGAAGGTTAGCGTTTGGTGTCGCGAAGAGTACCGCAGCACTCATGCGGCCGAGGCTGCCGTGGTATTTCCCATACTGTCGGTCATGTCCAGCAGCTGCGCCGCAGTGGTGAACATCTGAGGCGGGAGCTGAGGGGTCTGTTGGGGAGGCGGCGCGCGGCCGCCGAGAACGGGCTGGGGCCCCTGAGGAGGGGCATCGGAGATGTTGAGGTTTTCCATTGTTATCTTGTTGTCATTGGTATGTGGTAGTTATTGCATTCGGGCCTGTCCCAGTCCATCGATTTGGGCGCAAAAAGAGGATGCGAGGCGAATGCGATGCAGCAAAGCGAATGGGTGGATTAGAATGTGCCGCACAAGGACATCATCAAGAGGAGTTTTCGAACACTCGTCAATAGCTTGCCTCAATCTTCTCGGTACGGGCAATCGTGCTTTGGTCGCTTCTTTTGGCTCAGAAACACTGGGTGTGATCGATCAAGCCATCATCATCGTGGGGTCCTCCCTAGTACGGCTTGGTGGGTGTGGCGGTGTTCTCAAACGTAGCTCGAGTGTGGCATCGGAAAGCCTGTTTTTGCGTCATCCGAAGAGGTACAACAACATGGCAGAAGGAGCCGGGTGGAGCTGAACCGTCCAGGCAGAGACCGCAGGCACGGATCGTTTGCTGGTGGGAGGTAGGCGGCTAGGGCACGTGAAAGGCGGGGCATGAGTCAATCTCTGCTGTCAAAATTTCGGATGATCTCAGATGCATGCGGGGCAGTCGCGGTCCCTGACGGTACCTTGGGTGTTTGGGTGGTGCTGTGGAGGGGAAGCAGCCAGTTCAATCCGGATGTCTGCTCTCAACTTCCGATGCCTGCGCTGACAGACAGAAGGTAGACATTTGCGGTTGGTGAGGAAGGCTTTGTGTCGCGCCAGTGACATGGAGGAGACTAGGTTTTGGATCAGGTCTTGGAAAAGGTCTGGTCACACGAACCTCAGGAGGGTTGCAGCTTTCTTACGTCTAGCTTCGTGTTGTCTCTTTCTCACGATACTGCTCTCTGCGGACTATTGCGTTGGTCTATCTATAATCAAAGAATCATTTGATCTCGCAAAGTGTCCCCAACAGTTCCAAAGAGCATTGGCTTTAGTCATGAATGGCCATGACTGCCATGAAAATACTCCCGCTTCGCCATTTCTCAGTTGCAGTTCTGCTCTTTGATGCTTCCCATGCCAGTCCTGGGCCGCCCCTTTTGATTTTCGTCATCTATAGCAAGCAAACCATCAACGCCCATATCATAATGCaattatttttcttttcttgttTTTCTTTCCTCGGCGGGTTAGTACGAGAGTTGTTTCGTCTGTAAACCGAATGGAGCCGACGAATTACCAGGTGTGCTCTTCGGGGACATCGTCTCCTCCACCGGGAGTCAAGGAGCCTTTGGCACTTTCAGCTTCTTCGTGATCCATAGATCATCGCAGGGGCGCATCTTTGTTTAACAACAGCGGTGACCTTGGTAGCATATTGCACCGTGAAGATGTCTGTTTGCGCTAGGAACCAGGAGCAAACAAAAGCCAAGGAACCTCGGGCGTCTATGCGCCGGGTGCGTATCATGACTTCTTCATAGTGCATCTTGTCAATGCCTCGAGGAGCTCAGGTCGAGCTGCCAACGCATCTTTGGCCTGGGCGTATGTCATCCACTGGCGTTCCCTCTTGTGGCTCTCGGGCCAAGCTTCCTCTTGCGCTGTGACGGTAGCCTCGTAGAACCTATACAGGGCCTTGGCAGAGTCTTTGCTAGAGTGCTTCGGTGCTCTCGTCTCGACGATGTCTCCCAAATCATAGTCGATCTCGATAGTGATGCCTGCTTCTTCCCAGGCTTCACGCGCCGCCGCTTCGGTGCACTCCTCGTCTGTCTCCCAGCCGCCCTTGGGCAGTACCCAGCCCTTCCGACGGGTGGACTGGATGAGGAGGACGTAGCGCTTGTCCTTGGTTAGGGGAACAACACCAGCAACCAAGCGCTCGCCTTTGGAGTTGTAACCTGC encodes:
- a CDS encoding NUDIX domain-containing protein — encoded protein: MASSHKERTMESRTGRSKQRYNSKGERLVAGVVPLTKDKRYVLLIQSTRRKGWVLPKGGWETDEECTEAAAREAWEEAGITIEIDYDLGDIVETRAPKHSSKDSAKALYRFYEATVTAQEEAWPESHKRERQWMTYAQAKDALAARPELLEALTRCTMKKS
- a CDS encoding LSM domain-containing protein, encoding MENLNISDAPPQGPQPVLGGRAPPPQQTPQLPPQMFTTAAQLLDMTDKKLMVALRDGRKLIGVLRSWDQFANLVLQDTVERVYAHPDPEANPPREGGLFADIKRGIFLVRGENVLLLGEIDLDKDDDPPVGYEPGELKLVQGLANERKEKEKARDKGRIKKLSTLGFEGENMGEILL